The nucleotide window GCAAGAGGTGAAGATGGCCTGCACGCCCGCCGCCTTGGCGGCCTCTGTCACAGCGGCGTGGGTGGAGGATTCGGTGATGCGGGCGACGCGGCGGTCGTCGGTTTCGCCGAAGCTGAGATTATGGACCACCTCGATGCCGCGCGATTCGAGGAATGTGCGCATGGGGGCGATCACCTGGGCCGAATATGGCGTGACCATCGCGATGCGTGAGGCGTTGAGGGCGCGCAGACCGGCCACCACGGCGCTGATCGGGTTGGTGACCGGCACGCCGGGATGGGCCAGCTGCACCTGTCCCTCGACCAGGTCGGGCCCCATCAACGCCGAGGCGGAGGTGCAGCCGTAGCCCACCGCATTCAGCTCGCCCGGCAGAAGGGCTGCGGAGGCGGCCATGCGTTCCTGCATGGACAGCAGGTTTGCGGGGCTGACCTCGTTGTCGGAAAAGATGCGGGTGTGATGCACGCCCACGTCGCGGCCCGCAAGAACGTGGCGCGCCTCGGTTTCCAGCGTCTCGTCGGTGCTGAGGACCACGAGGCCGATGCGGGTGCCCATGCCGGTGTCCAGATCGTATTTCATCGCGAGCTTCCGTCCGGCCAGCTGACAGTGCCGCCTGCCACAGCCGCCGCGACGCCGGTTGTCGCGGGGCAGGATGTGGGCAGGCCGCGCAACACGCGCACGGCGAGGTGGCCGAAGGCCTGGGCTTCGAGCATGTCGCCGTCGAGGCCCACGGCCTCGACCGGGTCGACCACGGCGTCGAGCGCGGCGCGCAGCATGGCCATCATCACCGGGTTCTTGCGCCCGCCGCCGCAGACCAGCAGGCGTTCGGGCGGGGATGGGCAATGCTCCATCGCCTGCAGGACCGATGCGGCGCTCATCGCGGTCAGGGTCGCGGCGGCGTCGGCATCGGAGAGTTCGTGCACGAGGGTGTAGAGGTCGGAAAAGGCGTCTCGGTC belongs to Roseovarius sp. THAF27 and includes:
- a CDS encoding aspartate/glutamate racemase family protein produces the protein MKYDLDTGMGTRIGLVVLSTDETLETEARHVLAGRDVGVHHTRIFSDNEVSPANLLSMQERMAASAALLPGELNAVGYGCTSASALMGPDLVEGQVQLAHPGVPVTNPISAVVAGLRALNASRIAMVTPYSAQVIAPMRTFLESRGIEVVHNLSFGETDDRRVARITESSTHAAVTEAAKAAGVQAIFTSCTNLRTFGVIDTLESELGLPVISSNQALLWHVLGRAGTDARGWGPGWLFQTEGVRTAVA